CTAGGCCGGCTGGGCGCTCCCGCTGGTTTCTTTTCCGGCCTGTCGTCCGACTTGTTTGGCGGCCAGTTCAGGGACGCGCTGGGCGCAAGCAAGGTCAGCTCCACCTATGCGCACACCTCGCCGCGGCCAACCACGCTCGCCTTCGTGCGCCTCGACAACGGCCAGGCGACCTATACATTTTACGATGAGAACACGGCCGGGCGCATGCTGACGACCGACGACCTGCCTGAACTCGGCAGCGAGATCGAAGCCATGCTTTTTGGCGCCATCAGCCTGATCTCCGATCCGGCCGGGGCCGCCTATGAGGAGTTCATGAAGCGCGAGCATGCTCAGCGCGTCATGATGATTGACCCCAACATCCGGCCGAACTTCATCCCCGACAAGGCCAGGCACTTGCGGCGCGTCCGCGGCATGATGGCCATGGCCGACGTCGTGAAACTGTCGGACGAAGACCTCCACTGGTTCGGCGAAGCCGGGTCGCACGAGGATGTCATCCGCAACTGGCTGGATCGTGGCCCGAAGCTGATTGTCGTCACGCATGGCAGCGAAGGTGCGGTCGGCTACAGCAAGGATCACAAGGTCACGGTCATGCCGGAGAAAGTCAAGGTCGTCGACACTGTCGGCGCCGGCGATACGTTCAACGCCGGCATCCTTGCCTCGCTGCACGAGCAAGGCATGCTCACCAAGGCGGCAATCGCTACCCTGTCGAAAGATGCCATACACAAGGCACTGGCGCTTGGCGCAAAGGCCGCGGCAGTGACCGTATCGCGAGCCGGCGCCAACCCACCTTGGCGTCACGAAATCGGCTGACGGAGCCACCACGCGCTCAAGATAAGTTGAGTTTGTCGATCACTTTATGTTTCGCGGTGCCGTCCTCCGGGACTATAAGGGCGGGATCGCGAGCCTGACGAAGCCCGGATTTCCGGCATCTTGCGAAGGCACGCTGGAAAATGCTGGTAACAGACTGCGACACTTGAGCAATTCACGGTTTTGCCTGCGCGGCTTTCTCGACCGCCGCAACTCTGGTACCAGCGGCCGGTTATCTGGCTAACCCGTTTGAGGCCGACATGCAGTTCATCGATCTTGGCGCACAGCGCGAACGAATCCGCGACCGGCTGAAGGCCGCTATCGACCGCGTCGTCGACGAAGGCCGTTACATCCTGGGTCCCCAGGTCACCGAATTCGAAAACAAGCTCGCCGCCTACATCGGCACCAAACATGTCGTCGCTTGCGCCAACGGCACCGACGCATTGCTCTTGCCACTGTTCGCGGCCGGCATCGGCCCCGGCGACGCGGTATTCGTGCCGAGCTTCACCTTCGCCGCCACGGCCGAAGTGGTCGCGCTGGCCAAGGCCGAGCCGGTGTTCGTCGACGTCGATCCAGTGACCTACAACATCGACATCGCCAGCCTTGAGGCGGCCATCGCCATGATCAAGAAGGAAGGCCGGCTGAAGCCGAAGGCGATCATCCCGGTCGACCTGTTCGGCCTCGCCGCCGACTACGATGCCATCATGGCGATCGCCAATCGCGAAAAGCTGATGGTGATCGAGGATGCGGCCCAGTCGATGGGCGGGTCGGCAGACGGCAAGATGTGCGGGGCGTTCGGCACGGTCGGCTCAACCAGCTTCTACCCGGCAAAGCCGCTCGGCTGCTACGGCGACGGCGGCGCGATGTTCACCAACGACGATGCGCTGGCCGAACAGCTTCGGTCGTTCGCCTTTCACGGCAAAGGCGAAACGCAATATGACAATGTCCGCGTCGGCATCAATTCGCGGCTCGACACGCTGCAGGCTGCAATCCTGATCGAGAAGCTGGCTATCCTCGAAGACGAGATGGGCGCCCGCCAGGTCGTGGCAAACCGCTACGCCGAAGGGCTTGGCGATATCGTCACGGCAGCCCGCAATCTGGACGGCGGCCGCTCGGCCTGGGCGCAATATGCCATCGAGACGCCGAAGCGCGACGGTCTCAAGGCGCATCTTCAGGAAAAGGGCATTCCGTCGGTCATCTACTATGTGAAGCCGTTGCACGAGCAGATCGCCTACCGCGATTATCCCCGGACGCCGACTGGCCTTGAAGTGTCGGAAGACCTGCCCAAGCGCATCCTGTGCCTGCCAATGCACCCCTATCTGAGCGAAGCCGACCAGGACCGGATCATCGAGACGATCCGGAACTACATCGGATCGAATTCAGCGCAAGCCGCAGCCGCCGAGTAGGCGAGATGATCTCCCCCCTTGAGGGGGAGATGGCCGGCAGGCCAGAGGGGGTCGCCGCGCGCGAAGCGCCGACTCCATATAGGTCGCACATGCTGAGACGACCCCCTCTGTCGCCTTCGGCGACATCTCCCCCTCAAGGGGGGAGATTACGCGCCTACGCCCGCGCTCTTGCCACTGGCGATAAAGTGGGGATTGGCGAAATCCGCGTCATCGCTCTGGTTGCGCTTGCCATAGACTAGAGGTTTGCCGTCCAGCGTGCGTGTCATGCCACCCGCGGCCCGAAGCACGGCATCGCCGGCCGCGGTGTCCCATTCCATGGTGCGGCCAAAGCGCGGATAGACGTCCGCCTCAGCGCCCGCGACAAGGCAGAATTTCAGCGACGAGCCGACAGAGACGATCTCGGCGGCACCGAGGTCACGGATATAGGCATCGGTCTCGGGCGTGTTGTGCGACCTGCTGGCAACGACGGCGAGCGGCGCCACAGCCGCTCTCACCGAGACCGGCCGGCGGCCAACAATTTCGTAATCGCCGTTGATTTCAAGAGATTCCGCCCTGCCCGGCCGGCCGGAAAAGAAGCGACCAGTGCACGGCGCAAAGACGACACCGACGCCCGGCACGCCGTGGCGGACAAGCGCGATGTTGACGGTGAAATCGGTCCGGCGGTTGACGAACTCCTTGGTGCCGTCGAGCGGGTCGATCAGAAAGAAAGCCCCGTCCAGGTC
The nucleotide sequence above comes from Mesorhizobium shangrilense. Encoded proteins:
- a CDS encoding carbohydrate kinase family protein, translated to MILCCGEALIDMLPRTTTLGEPAFAPYVGGAVFNTAIALGRLGAPAGFFSGLSSDLFGGQFRDALGASKVSSTYAHTSPRPTTLAFVRLDNGQATYTFYDENTAGRMLTTDDLPELGSEIEAMLFGAISLISDPAGAAYEEFMKREHAQRVMMIDPNIRPNFIPDKARHLRRVRGMMAMADVVKLSDEDLHWFGEAGSHEDVIRNWLDRGPKLIVVTHGSEGAVGYSKDHKVTVMPEKVKVVDTVGAGDTFNAGILASLHEQGMLTKAAIATLSKDAIHKALALGAKAAAVTVSRAGANPPWRHEIG
- a CDS encoding DegT/DnrJ/EryC1/StrS family aminotransferase, encoding MQFIDLGAQRERIRDRLKAAIDRVVDEGRYILGPQVTEFENKLAAYIGTKHVVACANGTDALLLPLFAAGIGPGDAVFVPSFTFAATAEVVALAKAEPVFVDVDPVTYNIDIASLEAAIAMIKKEGRLKPKAIIPVDLFGLAADYDAIMAIANREKLMVIEDAAQSMGGSADGKMCGAFGTVGSTSFYPAKPLGCYGDGGAMFTNDDALAEQLRSFAFHGKGETQYDNVRVGINSRLDTLQAAILIEKLAILEDEMGARQVVANRYAEGLGDIVTAARNLDGGRSAWAQYAIETPKRDGLKAHLQEKGIPSVIYYVKPLHEQIAYRDYPRTPTGLEVSEDLPKRILCLPMHPYLSEADQDRIIETIRNYIGSNSAQAAAAE
- the cysQ gene encoding 3'(2'),5'-bisphosphate nucleotidase CysQ is translated as MLDVFERLALAAGREVMRVFHAGCAVDQKTDSSPVTEADRESEKIILAGLRAAYPDIPCVAEEEASAGIVPPDLDGAFFLIDPLDGTKEFVNRRTDFTVNIALVRHGVPGVGVVFAPCTGRFFSGRPGRAESLEINGDYEIVGRRPVSVRAAVAPLAVVASRSHNTPETDAYIRDLGAAEIVSVGSSLKFCLVAGAEADVYPRFGRTMEWDTAAGDAVLRAAGGMTRTLDGKPLVYGKRNQSDDADFANPHFIASGKSAGVGA